DNA sequence from the Janibacter sp. CX7 genome:
ACCCGCGTGGGTCGCGGTGAGGGCTCGAAGGGCAAGACCGCCGGCCGCGGTACCAAGGGCACCAAGGCCCGGTACCAGGTGCCGGAGCGCTTCGAGGGTGGTCAGACGCCGCTGCACATGCGTCTGCCCAAGCTCCGTGGCTTCAAGAACCCCTTCAAGACCGAGTACCAGGTCGTCAACCTCGACCGCATCTCCGCGCTCTTCCCCGAGGGTGGCAGCGTGGGCGTCGAGGAGCTCGTGGCGAAGGGTGCCGTCCGCGACGGTCACCTCGTCAAGGTGCTCGGCTCCGGCGAGATCACGGTGAAGGTCGACCTCACGGTCGACGCCTTCTCCGCGAGCGCCAAGGAGAAGATCGAGGCGGCCGGCGGCAGCATCACTGCTCGCTGACCCCT
Encoded proteins:
- the rplO gene encoding 50S ribosomal protein L15, with translation MADSKANPTPEQGTHALKVHHLRPAPGAKTAKTRVGRGEGSKGKTAGRGTKGTKARYQVPERFEGGQTPLHMRLPKLRGFKNPFKTEYQVVNLDRISALFPEGGSVGVEELVAKGAVRDGHLVKVLGSGEITVKVDLTVDAFSASAKEKIEAAGGSITAR